A genomic segment from Limosilactobacillus sp. encodes:
- the trpD gene encoding anthranilate phosphoribosyltransferase translates to MIDAAIKKLTNRENLSFEEANQVTNEIMENQASEVQKAAFLTALAMKGETADEIAGAASSMRSHALPFNASDDALEIVGTGGDGSNSFNISTTSAFVIAAAGIPVAKHGNRAASSKSGAADVLEALGVRLNIPVEQNEAIFKKTGFAFLFAQEYHQAMRFVGPVRKELGIRTIFNVLGPLTNPAHAKKQVLGVYSADLLVPMAQVLDRLGITDALVIHGEDGLDEASISAPTQVAELRNGEIKQYVIKPEDYGLTRAPHEEIVGGEPAANAQITRDVLSGKHGAKRDVVLLNAGLAIYTAYPELGIQGGVNQAARLIDSGAAAKKLDEVIAATKAVD, encoded by the coding sequence ATGATTGATGCAGCAATTAAAAAATTAACTAACCGCGAAAACCTGAGCTTTGAGGAGGCCAACCAGGTCACCAACGAAATCATGGAAAACCAGGCCAGCGAGGTCCAAAAAGCCGCCTTCCTGACCGCACTGGCAATGAAGGGCGAAACCGCCGATGAAATTGCCGGCGCCGCCTCCTCCATGCGCAGTCACGCCCTGCCGTTCAACGCCAGCGACGACGCACTGGAAATCGTCGGCACCGGTGGCGACGGGTCCAACTCCTTCAACATCTCCACCACCTCCGCCTTCGTCATCGCCGCCGCGGGCATCCCCGTTGCCAAGCACGGCAACCGGGCCGCCTCCTCCAAGAGCGGGGCTGCCGATGTACTGGAAGCGCTGGGCGTGCGACTGAACATTCCGGTTGAGCAAAACGAAGCCATCTTCAAGAAGACCGGCTTTGCCTTCCTCTTCGCCCAGGAATACCACCAGGCCATGCGCTTCGTCGGGCCCGTTCGCAAGGAGCTCGGCATCCGCACCATCTTCAACGTTCTCGGGCCCCTCACCAATCCGGCCCATGCCAAGAAGCAAGTACTAGGCGTCTACAGTGCCGACCTGCTCGTCCCAATGGCCCAGGTGCTGGACCGGCTGGGAATCACCGACGCCCTGGTAATCCATGGTGAAGACGGGCTGGACGAAGCCTCCATCTCGGCGCCAACCCAGGTTGCGGAGCTGCGCAACGGTGAGATCAAGCAGTACGTGATCAAGCCGGAAGACTACGGACTGACCCGCGCACCGCACGAAGAAATTGTCGGTGGCGAGCCCGCCGCAAACGCCCAGATCACCCGCGACGTCTTGTCCGGCAAGCACGGTGCTAAGCGCGATGTCGTTCTCCTAAACGCCGGACTAGCAATCTACACCGCCTACCCAGAGCTGGGCATCCAGGGCGGGGTCAACCAGGCCGCTAGGCTGATCGACTCCGGTGCCGCGGCCAAGAAGCTGGACGAGGTGATTGCCGCAACGAAGGCGGTGGACTAA
- the trpC gene encoding indole-3-glycerol phosphate synthase TrpC, giving the protein MILDEIVAKRRTRLAAALAKTDRAEMKKRALATPRPDANAVYQLFRDDGVHIIGEVKKASPSKGLIAPDFDYQKIAKEYAQAGVTAISVLTEPDFFRGGLAYLEDITREVSVPVLRKDFIIDDYMIYQARAAGARIILLIVAILTPQQVADYLKLAHQLGLAALVEAHDADEVKVALEAGAQMIGVNNRNLKDFTVAPDNCLRLREAVPADKIFIAESGIKSAADIQLLKAAGVNGVLIGETLMRAKNKVAKVKELKGES; this is encoded by the coding sequence ATGATCCTCGACGAAATTGTTGCCAAGCGCCGGACGCGACTGGCGGCCGCCCTTGCCAAAACTGACCGCGCGGAGATGAAAAAGCGGGCCCTGGCAACGCCACGACCGGACGCCAATGCCGTCTACCAGCTTTTCCGCGACGACGGCGTTCACATCATCGGCGAGGTCAAGAAGGCTTCACCATCAAAGGGCCTGATTGCTCCAGACTTTGACTACCAAAAGATTGCTAAAGAATACGCCCAGGCCGGCGTAACCGCCATCTCCGTCTTAACCGAACCCGACTTTTTCCGCGGAGGCCTCGCCTATTTGGAAGACATCACCCGTGAAGTTTCGGTGCCGGTACTAAGGAAGGACTTCATCATTGATGATTACATGATCTACCAGGCCCGGGCCGCTGGCGCCAGAATTATCCTGCTGATCGTGGCAATTCTGACCCCCCAGCAGGTGGCCGACTACCTAAAGCTCGCCCACCAGTTGGGACTGGCCGCTCTGGTCGAAGCCCACGATGCCGATGAAGTCAAGGTTGCTTTAGAGGCCGGCGCCCAAATGATCGGCGTCAACAACCGGAACCTAAAGGACTTCACGGTCGCGCCGGACAACTGCCTGCGCCTCCGGGAGGCCGTTCCCGCCGACAAGATCTTCATCGCGGAAAGCGGCATTAAGAGCGCGGCGGACATTCAGCTCTTGAAGGCTGCCGGGGTTAACGGCGTCCTGATCGGGGAAACCCTGATGCGGGCGAAAAATAAAGTCGCTAAGGTCAAGGAGTTAAAGGGGGAGAGCTGA